The segment GTCGTGGCCGCGGCGGCGCTGGCTGCCGCGACCGCGTTCGGCCTGTGGCGCCGCCGCCGTGACGGTCGCCTCCGCGCCACCTCGACCCAGCCGCGCGACACGCCGCCGTCGGTGCCCGCGCTCCTGACCGCCCTCGGCGTCCTTGAGGGCACGCCGGCGACGCTTCTGCAGTTTTCGTCCGCGTTCTGCGCGCCGTGCCGGGCCGTCCGGCGGGTTTGCGCCGACGTGGCCGGCGCCGTCGACGGGGTGCGGCACGTGGAGGTCGACGCCGAGAGCCACCTGGACGCGGTCCGGGAGCTCGGCATCTGGCGCACGCCCACGGTGCTGATCGTCGACCGGAGCGGCCGGGTGGTCCAGCGCGCCTCCGGCGTGCCGGCCAAGGGTCAGGTCATCGCGGCGGTCGCCCCACTGCTCGAGCCGGCGTCATGACGGAGGGCGCGCACCTGACCCGCCGCCGCGCCGTCGACCACGGCCGGCTCGCGGCGAGCCTCTGTACGGACGGCTGACCCACCGCTCAGTCCGTCTCGTTGTACCCCCGGAGGCCCTTCATGCTGCTCGACCCTCGCGGGCCGCGCTTCGCCGCGGCGCTCACCGCCGCCGTCATCGTCGCCGTCCTGATCACCGGCTCAGGATGGCTCGCCCTCGTGCAGGCGGCGGTCTTCGCCATCACTGCCGTTGACCCCCGCCGCGGCCCGTACGGCCTGCTGTACCGCGCGCTGGTCGCGCCCCGCCTGGGCCGCCCGGCAGAGCTGGAGCCGGCCGCGCCGGTGCGCTTCGCACAGGTGCTCGGCTTCGGGTTCACGCTCGTGGCCGCGGCCGGCTACCTGTCCGGCGCCACCGCACTCGGCCTCGTGATGGCCGCGTTCGCGCTGGTCGCGGCCTTTCTCAACGCGGCGTTCGGCCTGTGCCTGGGCTGCGAGGCATTCCTGGCGTTCCGCCGGCTGACTGGACGGCCGCTGGCCGCCCGGATCCCCGCGCCCTAAGGGTTCATTCCAAGGATTTTGAGCTACCGCGACGTCCGCGGTGGTCCGGACCGTTGCGCGGGCCCCCGGGGAGACGTGGAGCGCAGCGGAGCGTCTTCTTGGGGTGCGTTCCCGCCGCCTCACCGTCCGCGGGCGGTGGTCCGTGGGCGCATTCGTACGCCCAGGTCGAGAGCCTCCGCAGCGAACCCGTGTTACCGCGGCCCGACCATCCGCGGCAGGTGCGACGCGAAAAGCCGCGCCCACGCTGCGGGCGCGGCCCGCCGAGCGCCGCTCTGGAATGGATCCTCTGGGTTGTCGCTCAGAACTTCGGTGCGTCGGGCGCTTCGAGCAGGCCCAGCCGCAGGGCGGTCATCAGGGCCTGGGCCCGGTTGGCCGCGCCGAGCTTCTCGTACAGCTTCGAGATGTGGGTCTTTGCCGTGGACTCGCTCACGAACAGCTGCTTGGCGATCCCGGCCACGCTCATGCCGTCGGCGAGCAGGCGGAGCACCTGGCCCTCACGCGGCGACAGCTGCGGGCCGGAAGGTGCGAGCCGGCGCTTCATCGCCTCGGCTAGGTCGGCCGCGGTGAACGCGCTGGGCGAGGAGGCCGCGTGCCGGGCGGCCGCCACCACCTCGTCGGCCGGGGCGGTCTTCGGCACGAACGCGCTGGCGCCCGCCTCCAGGGCACCGAAGAGCTGGTCGTCGCCCGCATACATGGTCAGGACGACGATGCCCATCGTGGCCGAGGACTTGCGCAGCGCGCGGGTGGCTTCGAGGCCGCTGCCGTCGGGCAGGCGCAGGTCCATGATCACGACGTCGGGCTGGAGCGCGCCGGCCTGGCGGACCCCCTCTGCAGCCGTGGCCGCCTCACCCACGACCTCGAACTGGCGGTCCCGCTCGAACGCGTGCCGAAGACCCTTGCGGATCAGGTCGTGGTCATCGACGAGGAGGACCTTGGTGCGGGTAGTCGGCGGTGTGGGGCTGGTGGTCATGCTGGGCTTACTCCCCTTCTGGTGCATTTACGCTATCGCGCACGCTATCGCGCCGGGGCGAGCTTCCCAGCACGACAGCGACAGTTGTACCGCTCGGATGACGTGGCCTGATCTCTAGTCGGCCACGGATACGTTCCGCTCTCTCCGCCATGATCGCAAGGCCGTACCTTCCGTCCGGCCGCTGGTCAGCGATGCCCTGACCGTCATCCGACACTTCTATTTGAGCGAACGGTGGATCGACGGCGCACGTGACCCAGAGGTTCGAGGCACCGGCGTGTTTGCGTGCGTTGGTGATCGCCTCCTGGGCGATGCGGAGCAGTTCGGCCTCCGTGGCGGCCGGCAGGCGGGCGGTCGACTCGTCCAAGGTGTAGTGGACGCGGAGCCCCGCGGAGGCGCCGACCTGCCGCGCGTACTCGGAGATCGCGGCCGCCAGGCCACCCTGCCGGTCGACCTCGCTGCGCAGCTCGAAAAGGCTGAGCCGCAGCTCAGTGATGACGCGAGTGACCTCCGCGCGGAGCGTACGCAGCTCCTCGCCGCTCTCCTTGGCGTCCTCCGGGAGCAGCGCCAGGGCGTTGTCGATCCCGTACCCGACCATCACCAGCTCCTGCGCCACGCCGTCGTGAATCTCGCGCGCGAGGCGCTGCCGCTCCTCGTTCGTCGCGAGCGAACGGACCTCGTCGAACAGCAGCGCGGCCTCCAGCCGGAGGGCCGCGGGGCCCGTCACGGCGGTCACCTTATCTACGACCGATGAGGGGTACGCGTTGGTGACATCAGCCTCGAGAGTCACCAATCCGACAGTGCGGACGCCGGCCACGAGTGGCACCACAAGGGCCGAAACGTCTCCCTTGCGGTGAGAACGCGCCTGCGACCGGTGCGCGGTCTGCGGCTGCTGGCTCGCCCAGGCGTCGGCGATGGCCGAGTCGGCGTCCAGGGTGGTCTCCCAGTCCACCCGGTCGACGCCGGTCTGCGCGAGCACGACGAGGCGGCCGCCCCCGCTCGCGGTCAGCACCGCCGCCCGGTCGGCCCGCGTGATCGTGCGCAGCTCGTCCAGCAGGTGCTCGGCGATGCCACCGGGGTCGAGCGTGGCGCCGGGGAGCTGGCGGGCGACGCTGCGCAGCTGGGTGAGCAGGCGGGTGGCCTCGGCGTACGGCTGCGGTGGCCGGTTGCCGTCGCCGCGCGCCTGCAGCACCCGGTGGAGGGTGCCGGCGGCGGTGATGCCGACCGCGGCGAGGATGAGCCACTGCGCGGTGGCCAGCAGGTAGCCGCCGTCGGTGATCAGGCGCTCGTCGTTGACCTCGGTCACCGCGCCGCCGAAGAGCAGCGTCGCCGCGGCCACGCCGAGCAGCGCGAGCGCCTCGCGGCTGCGGCGGTAGAGGGTGGCGACGGTGAGTGGGACGGCCAGGTACGGCAGCATCGCCTCCGCGCCGAGACCCGAGCCGAGCGTGCCCTGGATCTGCGCCTCGGCCGCGACCTTGCCGGCCGCCAGCCCCACGATGATCACTTCGGCGAAGCGGCCGAGCGGCCCGAGGATCGGGTGGCGCGGGCCAGGATGCCGGGTATCGCCGCCACCGCCAGCAGCCCGATCCACCGCAGCTGCTCCACCTCGCGCGTGGTGATCAGCGTGAGCACCGCGACGAGGGCGAGCACGACGAGGCGCGCCGCCACGGCCAGCGGGTGTGGCCGTGGCCGCCCGTGGGGGCGAGGGCGCCCTCGCGCCGCGGTGGGGAACTGGAGCAACTCTCAGCCTCCGTAGATGGCCGCGATCTCGTCGGCGTACGTCTTGTGCACCACGCCGCGCTTCACCTTCAGCGAGGGCGTCAGCTCGCCGGTGGCCTCGGTGAAGTCGTGCGGCAGGACGCGGAACACCTTGATCGCCTCGGCGTGCGAGACGGACTTGTTGGCCTCGTCGACCGCCTTCTGGATCTCGGCGCGCAGCTTGTCGTCGTCGCGGCGGTCGGCGACCGTGTCGGTCTCGGGATAGCCCGCCGAGGCCAGCCACTTCGGCCACGCCTCCTCGTCGATGGTGACGAGCGCCGCGATGAACGGCTGCCGGTCGCCGATGACGAGCGTCTGGCTCACCAGGGGGTGGGCCCGGACGCGGTCTTCGAGCATCGCGGGTGCGACGTTTTTGCCGCCCGCGGTGACGATGATCTCCTTCTTGCGGCCGGTGATCTTGAGGTATCCGTCGCCGTCGAGCTCGCCCAGGTCACCGCTGTGGAACCACCCGTCGCCGTCGAGCACCTCGGCCGTGGCGTCCTCGTTGTTCCAGTACCGCGGAAAGACGATGTCGCCCTTGATCAGGATCTCGCCGTCTTCGGCGATGCGGACGGTCACGCCGGGCAGCGGGCGGCCGACGGTACCGATGCGGATCGCGTTTTGAAGGTTGACCGCGACGGCGGGTGAGGTCTCGGTCAGCCCGTACCCCTCGTAGACGGTGACCCCCACGCCGCGGAAGAAGTGCGCGAGCCGCACGCCCAGCGGTGCCCCGCCGGAGATCGCGTCGGCGCACTGGCCGCCGAGGGCGGCGCGAATCTTGCCGTAGACAAGGCGGTCGAAGAGCGCGTGCTGGAGCTTGACGCCGAGGCTCGGGCCGCCGGGCTTGTCCAACCCCTCGCTGTACGCGATGGCGACCGCCTCGGCCCGGTCGAAGATCTTGCCCTTGCCGTCGCCGTGGGCCCGCTGCTTGGCCGTGTTGTACACCTTTTCGAAGACCCGCGGCACCGAGAGCACGAACGTGGGCCGGAAGCCCTGGAGGTCGGTCACCAGGTTTTTCACGTCGGAGCAGTGCCCCATCCGGGCCCGCGCGGTGACCACGCCGACCTGGATCAGCCGGGCGAACGAGTGCGCCAGCGGCAGGAACAGCAGCGTCGACGCGCCCTGGTGGAAGAGGTTGTGCAGGCCGGGGATGGCGTTCTTGATGTCCGAGTGGATGTTGCGGTGGGTGAGCACGCAGCCCTTGGGGCGACCGGTGGTGCCACTGGTGTAGATGATCGTGGCGATGTCGTCCGCGTTGACCGCGGCGCGGCGGCGGTCGATCTCGGCCGCCTCGACGCCCGCGCCCCGCTCGACCAGCGCCGCCAGGTCGCCGGTCTCGATCTGCCACACCTGCGCGAGGGCCGGGACATCCTCACGGACGCCGGCCACGGCCAGCGCGTGGGTGTTGGTCTCCACGAAGGCGGCGGTGGCGCCCGAGTCGGACAGGATCCAGGCCACCTGCTCGGCGCTCGAGGTCTCGTAGATCGGCACGGTGACGCCGCCGGCGGACCAGATCGCGTAGTCGATCAGGGTCCACTCGTAGCGCGTCTTGCTCATCAGGGCCACCCGGTCACCGGGCTCCACGCCCGCCGCGACAAGGCCGCGGGCCAGCGCCACGACCTCGTCCCGGAACTGGGCGCAGGTCACGTCGACCCACCCCTCGGGCGTCCGCCGCGAGAACTGGACCGTTTCGGGTGCCACCTCGGCGTTGTCCCAGACAGGGTCGGTCAGGTTGGCGGTGGCGTCGATCGTCACCACCGGCGGTACGGCGAACTCGCGCACGGCACTCCTCACGGAAAACTATCCGCAACCTACCCGG is part of the Phytohabitans houttuyneae genome and harbors:
- a CDS encoding AMP-dependent synthetase/ligase, with the translated sequence MREFAVPPVVTIDATANLTDPVWDNAEVAPETVQFSRRTPEGWVDVTCAQFRDEVVALARGLVAAGVEPGDRVALMSKTRYEWTLIDYAIWSAGGVTVPIYETSSAEQVAWILSDSGATAAFVETNTHALAVAGVREDVPALAQVWQIETGDLAALVERGAGVEAAEIDRRRAAVNADDIATIIYTSGTTGRPKGCVLTHRNIHSDIKNAIPGLHNLFHQGASTLLFLPLAHSFARLIQVGVVTARARMGHCSDVKNLVTDLQGFRPTFVLSVPRVFEKVYNTAKQRAHGDGKGKIFDRAEAVAIAYSEGLDKPGGPSLGVKLQHALFDRLVYGKIRAALGGQCADAISGGAPLGVRLAHFFRGVGVTVYEGYGLTETSPAVAVNLQNAIRIGTVGRPLPGVTVRIAEDGEILIKGDIVFPRYWNNEDATAEVLDGDGWFHSGDLGELDGDGYLKITGRKKEIIVTAGGKNVAPAMLEDRVRAHPLVSQTLVIGDRQPFIAALVTIDEEAWPKWLASAGYPETDTVADRRDDDKLRAEIQKAVDEANKSVSHAEAIKVFRVLPHDFTEATGELTPSLKVKRGVVHKTYADEIAAIYGG
- a CDS encoding thioredoxin family protein, encoding MDQTAWTGLVVAAAALAAATAFGLWRRRRDGRLRATSTQPRDTPPSVPALLTALGVLEGTPATLLQFSSAFCAPCRAVRRVCADVAGAVDGVRHVEVDAESHLDAVRELGIWRTPTVLIVDRSGRVVQRASGVPAKGQVIAAVAPLLEPAS
- a CDS encoding response regulator transcription factor, yielding MTTSPTPPTTRTKVLLVDDHDLIRKGLRHAFERDRQFEVVGEAATAAEGVRQAGALQPDVVIMDLRLPDGSGLEATRALRKSSATMGIVVLTMYAGDDQLFGALEAGASAFVPKTAPADEVVAAARHAASSPSAFTAADLAEAMKRRLAPSGPQLSPREGQVLRLLADGMSVAGIAKQLFVSESTAKTHISKLYEKLGAANRAQALMTALRLGLLEAPDAPKF
- a CDS encoding DUF4395 domain-containing protein, with amino-acid sequence MLLDPRGPRFAAALTAAVIVAVLITGSGWLALVQAAVFAITAVDPRRGPYGLLYRALVAPRLGRPAELEPAAPVRFAQVLGFGFTLVAAAGYLSGATALGLVMAAFALVAAFLNAAFGLCLGCEAFLAFRRLTGRPLAARIPAP